In the genome of Indioceanicola profundi, the window CCCAGGCCCAGAGACATGCCTCCATGTGACACAGAGTGATATCTCTAAGGGGTCGTAGAGGAGCGGAAGTGAGCAAGGATTTCGTCTGCATCCTGCTATTGTTATTAAGGGCCGCCTCTACCGGGTCGCATAGTTCACCCTGCAAAGAATGCGCCACCCCGCCGGAATTCTTCTGCAACTACATATAACTGGCGTTTTTGGCGCTATCAGGAGGCCTGCTTTCCTCATTGTGCGCCTCGGTGGCGCGCCACAGTGTGCCATCCTGTTACAGGACCGCGGGACATGTGCCAAAATCGGTCAGTGCCGAGTACGCAGCTGGCCAGCACCGCGGGTGGCTTCGGCCGGTGTAATCGCTTCAGGTGCTCGGGGTGAGCCTTGTCGTGGGCGATCGGATTCTGGGGGTATTTCACGCCATCCCGGGTAAATGCGACGGTCTACTTCTCTGGCGTTGTCAACTTGCCGACGGGGTGACGCGTTGTGGGCCAAAAGGCCGTCGGTTGCATCCTGGTTCAGCCTACCTGGGCCATGCCGGCGGCCTCGCGCCACGTGATGAAGGCGGGAACTGTTGGGCATATCGGGCTGACTTGAACCGCTTCATGTGCCGCTCGCGCCGTTGCGTCGGTTGGTGCGAGACCGGCATCATCAAGTTGAAGGCGGTGCAGGGAGCAGAAATCGCTCTGCCGCCCAGAGGCTTATGCAGCCAGTCGGCTACCGCTCGGGACCACGCTCGAACCCAGTGCATGGGGCGCTCGCGAGGCGGACTGACGACCAAGATCCACGCGCGCGTCGACGCCAATGGACTGCCGGTGGCGCTAAAACTCACTGAGGGCTAGGCCCCCGACGGCGTCAGCGCCGCCGATATGCTGGAGGGGCTGGGCGACGGTCAAACCCTGCTCGCCGACCGAACCTACGACAGCGATTGTCTCCGCCAGAGCCTCAGTGACCGCGGCGCCGTCGCCAACGTTAAGCCGATGAAGGGCCGCAAGCGAACGCTCGCCTTCAGCCCATGGCTCTATCGCCAGCGCAACCTCGATGAGCGCTTCTCAAAGCTCAAACACGATCGCGCCGTCGCTACCCGATACGAAAAGCACGCCACAAACTTCCTCGCCGCCGTCAAACTCGCCGCAGCAAGGATCTGGATGCGCTTTATGAGTCGGTGACCTAGGCCTCGTCTTGAGAATGAGGTACACCTAAGTCAACATGAACAGCCCTACTGGGCAAAGTGGCCGCAGTTCGTGGCCAGCGAGCTGCCAGAAAGCGGCCCTTATTCAACTTCGCGATATTAACGCCGTTCGACTGATTTCCGCCCAATACGTAGAAGTGCGTTGTACTCTCCCCATGGTAAAACCCCACATGTCCCTTTCCAGAGGCAATACTATCCCGCCAGAAGACAAGAATTGCCCCTCGAACCGGTGTAATCGCTTCACCGAAGCGTTCCCAATTGCGTGCACGTAGCGGAATGGGAGGTAGCTGTTCCTCGGGTAAAGTTGTCCCGATGCAGTGGGCGGTAAAAAGCCCGCACCAGGGCACGTCATCGTCCGTATAGTCAATGTTCAATTCCAGTGCCATGTGCAACAGGCGGGGATTGCTGGCAGGTGACGGATCCTCCATCAGACCAACGAGTCGCAGTGCTTCCTCATACCAGACAAGTAGTGGGTGCGCCTCAGGTGCTGTATGGCGTTCTGATATTCCTGTACGGATCGACAGCTTGCGCAAGGTCAATGGTCCGACGATGCCGTCAGGCACGAGACCCTGAGCGGCCTGAAACGCGCGAACGGCTAGAATAGTGCGTCGACCCCACACACCGTCCAAGGGGCCAGGGTTGAAGCCAGCAGCCATCAACGCTTGCTGGATTTCTAAAATGGTCATGTATCTGGCTCCTGACTGAGCGGCCAAGTCGATTATGGGTAAGACGCCAAGCAAAGTGCTTCCATCCGGCACGCTCGCCTCCGGAAGCTTTGCAAATGAAGCGAGAACAGTAGACAGGACGCATGCCCAAAAGCGTTTACGCGAAGTCAGGAGTGGACAATATGGGATATCCTTGGCGCACTGGAGAGGCGCGCAATGTGTTGCTCTGCTTCCGACTGGAAACTGCTTGGGCAAGACGACCGTGTGTGTTGTCCACTCCATCGAACTATCGCGTCGCCGTGC includes:
- a CDS encoding NlpC/P60 family protein; the protein is MTILEIQQALMAAGFNPGPLDGVWGRRTILAVRAFQAAQGLVPDGIVGPLTLRKLSIRTGISERHTAPEAHPLLVWYEEALRLVGLMEDPSPASNPRLLHMALELNIDYTDDDVPWCGLFTAHCIGTTLPEEQLPPIPLRARNWERFGEAITPVRGAILVFWRDSIASGKGHVGFYHGESTTHFYVLGGNQSNGVNIAKLNKGRFLAARWPRTAATLPSRAVHVDLGVPHSQDEA